From one Thermoproteales archaeon genomic stretch:
- a CDS encoding CDP-archaeol synthase yields MTIVLSLSPELIIFILPAWFANAAPAFFSKFLPFRHPIDFGRNFIDGKRILGDGKTLEGFICGVVIGFISGYILSIYGLHNLKGALALALGSMIGDSLGSFIKRRLKYRRGQHAWFLDELPFIITSLIFFHFFNDKILLPINAYPLMLIIILTFIAHNLTNFAYKQIIKMFS; encoded by the coding sequence ATGACCATTGTGTTAAGCTTAAGCCCGGAGTTGATAATTTTTATTTTACCGGCATGGTTTGCTAATGCCGCGCCTGCTTTCTTTTCAAAGTTTCTCCCCTTTAGGCACCCGATCGATTTTGGGAGAAACTTTATAGATGGTAAACGGATTCTGGGCGATGGGAAAACTTTAGAAGGTTTTATTTGTGGTGTAGTTATTGGATTTATTTCTGGTTATATTTTAAGCATATATGGTTTGCATAACTTAAAGGGTGCTCTAGCTCTAGCATTAGGATCAATGATTGGGGATTCCCTAGGTTCTTTTATTAAGAGACGCCTAAAATATAGACGGGGCCAACATGCTTGGTTTTTAGACGAGTTACCCTTTATCATTACCTCTCTTATCTTCTTCCACTTCTTTAACGATAAAATACTCCTTCCTATTAATGCCTACCCATTAATGCTTATTATAATTTTAACTTTCATTGCCCATAACCTAACTAATTTTGCTTATAAACAGATAATTAAAATGTTCAGTTAA